ATTGCAACATCAAGAAAGGTTCGAAAAAGCCATGcttacaaaacaaactgtCACTTCCGCGCCATTACCTCCACCACAATCTGACCCAAGCACCGTTTCCGTGCTTCAGCACATTGATTCAAGAAGCGAGGAAAGCCAACACTTTATGCGTAAAATAGACGAAAAGCTAGATCAGCTGTACCGTCAGGAACGGAACGTGGACGATAAACTGGCCACGCTTCGAAACGATTTACAGCGTCAGGAGCAAAGGCAGAGCCGTTACTTCGAGTCGCTAAAGGCAGCCAAAACGAAGGAAAGCAAACTGCAGGTGCTGCACAACGTGGAGAAGGAACTGATGGCAACGTTCGAGGATGAAACGAATGCCATCATCCAGAACGCAAAGCAAACGATTGAACAGCtcgagaaagagagcgataAGATCAATCATTCATTTCAGCAATATTTGCGAAAGCAGCGTGAGGATAAACGTAAACTTATCGATGAAAAAGTACAAATATGGACACGGTacaatgatgaaaaattggaACTAAACCAAAGAGAGCTCTTGAATGGACTGGTCGAGAGTCAGAATGATATCGAACCGCCGGTACCGATCGTTAAAGAAATTAATGTACCGATCCAATCATCCGAGAGGGAATCTGCTTTTGAGAATCCTTTCCGTACGTTCGATCCACTCAAGTATTTGAAACGGTCACGCCCAATTGAAAGCCATACGGTCGATGTTGGCACCGGTACAACATCCAACACGGGTATTCAAACTTCACAGGAGAATGAACCGATTCAGGAAGAAGTAGAACCAAAGGAAAGACCGATTCCAGTACCACGAACAAATGGTAATGCACAACTTACGGATGTGTTAGCGAAAGATACACGCGAACTGCGTAAGAGTATCGAAGAAAACCTACAAAAATTGGACCAAATGAGTCGAACGTACGCAAAATCTAACAGCTCATCGGACAAGCGTACGTTTGATATTGTGCCTCAAAATGCGAATAACCCTGCAATCCGACAGTCTACCCTCCCGATGGTTGAACCAACATCGAACAGAAGTTTAGACGATTGTTCCAGTACCGAGTTGGGTTTATCCGAtggtgaaattgttttcccaCCAGTACCGACACAAACCGCTCCTCAAACGCCGCAAATTGAGCTGACCACTTCACAGAAGCAGGAACATCCaccaaaaatagcaaacccAGCTCAAACGATGACAGCAAGCTATAGCGATTTATCAATGAGTAGTATTAGTGGAGTAAGCAAACTGTCTTACGAGAAGAGCCAAAGTTTCGACGGTGAGCTGGATCGCATTTCTACCGGCGTCCGTTCGAATGCATCACAAAACAGCTGGTCGTAAGTTCGCTTGTGGTGGCCTTTCTTTAAGCTATATTTTTTACACTTCTATATACTATTGCTGCGTGTTGTGtggatgaataaaatatttaatgtttCTATCACCTGAAGAAACAATGCATTGAACAGGTTAGTAGCCTTTTCTACCGCGAAATCGTTGTCGATTGTCGAGCTGTTTGGAggtgaaagagaaagaagtGAAACACTAACACGATCAGCAACCGGTTAAGCTGTGATGTACTTACTATTGATCGCTTGCACTCGAAAAACGTGTTCCTCAGCACAAAGCATTCGTTCGGCACGGAACCATCCGTACGGTTCAAACATTCTCGGGGAGTTTTCTTCTCCTGGAAAGCACAGAAAGGAAACATTCGTTTAAGCAACAACTGCTCTACCATCGGCATCGTTGCCCTACCTTCTTGCAGCAGTCACTCTGCAAAAGACACATCTTCAAGTCTGCTCGTACACCTGCACACGCGGATTTGTCCGCGAGCTCTTCATTTCCCTCGTAGCGCATCATTTTTTATAGGATTTGTATGAATTTTGCCTTCTTTTACAAAACCAGTAAGCACGTACAGCCAggaaagatttgttttgttttgcacaatttcATAACCAACATTCTTGTTGACGGCGCACTGACAGCAGTGTTGCCAACTATTTcttgcaaaataaaacttattttcTTAACCCTGTGGACCGTGAGCAttgaagaatttcaaaatcaatatttcGGCTTCTCCCTTTAAAATCGCTTTTCGAGAACCTGGCGCATACACAATCTACCTACTCGGGACAAAGTAGTAAAGGCTGAAGTACAAGTTGAACTTTCCCGTCGCCCGGGGCCTTATCACTTTTACATGAACGAAATAACCATTTCCTTTGAAATAAATGGGACGTAATTAATAGACGCCACGGGACCATTAGCGCAAACGTCAAAATCAGCTGTTCCactgcacacaaacaacagcTGTGTTTACAACGGTTTTTCTATCTCCCTACACAGCGTGCCATCATGTTTCTCCGGTTGCTTCGTAAATATTCCACCGCTAAGCTCGCCCAAGATCTTCGGATATACGATGGACGGCTTAAAGAAAAAGTTCCATTACAAATCCAGCTCACAAAACCGTACATTTCGTTTTACACCTGCGGACCGACGGTGTACGATGCGGCACACATTGGACACGCGAGCTGTTACGTACGGCTGGACATTCTGCAACGCATTTTACGCCACCATTTCCAGCTTCCGTTAATTACCGCGATGAACATTACGGATATCGATGATAAAATCATCGTGCGTGCTCAACAGCAAAGTGTCAACTGGCAGCAGCTTGCCCGCCAGTATGAGGAAGAGTTTTGGAGTGATTTAAACCAACTAAACGTCCGTTTGCCCGATGTAAAGTTACGCGTTACCGATCATATTCCAGCAATTTTACGCTTCGTGCAGACACTTATCGCAAAAGGCTTTGCATACACCACCGCTGATGGATCGGTTTACTTCGAAACTGGCAAGTACGATCGATACGGGAAGCTGCAGAGAATCGTCATCGAACCGGCCGATACTGCAAAGCAAGGTGAAAAAAGACATCCGGCCGATTTTGCCCTTTGGAAAGCTTCAAAGCCAGGTGAACCATGCTGGACGGCTCCTGCGCCGTTCCGTGATGGTCGACCCGGTTGGCATATTGAGTGTTCTACCCTGGCAAGCCATCTGTTTGGCAGCCAGCTAGATTTCCATGCGGGTGGACTCGATCTACGTTTTCCACACCACGAGAACGAGGAAACGCAAAGCTGTTGCTATCACGACGTACTGGACTGGGTGACACACTGGCTCCATACCGGTCAACTACACCTCGAAGGGCAAACGCATAAAATGTCCAAATCACTGAAAAATACAGTAAGCATCAACGAGCTGCTGAAAAGCTACAGTGCGGATGAGTTCCGTATGCTCTGCCTGTTGTCCCACTATCGAAGCGTGATCGAATATGGCACGGAAGCTATGGCTACTGCGCGAAACGTgttaagaaaatttgaaagTTTCTTCAGTGATACCCAAGCTTACGTGGATGGTCTTAAACCGGCACGATACGATCCGACTAGTACGGAAAGTTTGCTTACAAAACTCTCGGAAACAAGCACAGCTGTGAAgcagtttttaaaaaatgatttcaatACTGCCAGTTCGGTGCTAGTGCTAGGTGAACTTGCTTCAACTGTGCAGAGGCTTATCAACAGTCCTGAACAAGGCGATTCATCTCGCTCATCGTTAATAGGTGCGTCGAATGTTGGTGCTGTTCTTGCCACAGCGGAGTACATTCGGGAAGAACTATCTTCATACGGATTAATATTCACCAACAAACATTCAGCTTCAGACAGTCAAACTAATGAGACGGATCATGCGTTAAAACACTTGATCGAGGCGATCGTAAGCACTAGAAGCGAGATCCGGCTAAAAGCAATTGACACCAAAGATGCCCAGCTATTCAAAGTGTGCGATTTGCTTCGGGATCGCTTAACGATAGCAAACGTAGAGCTTAAAGACCATGGCAAAACATCGTCGTGGTATTTCCGTgaaaaggatgcaaaataaaatatcctaAACCTTATTCCCAAGCTGACCAATTCCTGCCTTGATTAACCTTCACTTCAATGACTACCTATACGGGTAACAGGTGAGTATATAACAGGGGGCATTGGTGTTTGATGGGTAAAAACACTGTCCAAAATCAACAATGGCTTGATAAGTCTAACCCGCACTCTGTACAATCACCTAGAAACATAAAGAACTGGTTTTGTCCAAAAATGACCGTAGCGACAGAGACAGAAGTTATTTAGCCAGGAATTGTAAAAAAAGtctataaaattatttttgataaCCGTAAAACAGCAGAAGCTCTGGAGATATCTAAGGAACTTTTTTATTACATGATTTACGAACATTTGGTACGGGCCACCTCTCTCGTGGTTAGTTCCTTTAATAGAATTGTGTGAAAATGGCAAATTTGTATATCGAAACAAGTTATAATTACAACTTTAAAGAGTTCCTCTGAGTACTCATAAACTTTTATACGAATTCGTTTACTAAGAAATCGCTATAAGTTCTAGcataccaaaacgaaatcaaaaatcagtacttgaaaccaaaaataattcGGGACGTGCTAAAACATTGCGGGacatgaacaaaaatatttggacACGCGGCAAAAAACCTTAgtaaagtgtaaaaaatgctTGGTTAGCCTGCGCCCGGGAAAATCCAAACTCCCATACAAAATATATGACCTACCTCCGGGTAGGTGGTTACAGAAGTATGGTtgtatttttggtcattgaaacGAAGGATGACAATCTCACAGTCTTACGCTTCATACTTTATTTTGTGATCCgtattccttttttgctgtcaca
This genomic window from Anopheles maculipalpis chromosome 2RL, idAnoMacuDA_375_x, whole genome shotgun sequence contains:
- the LOC126568835 gene encoding centriole and centriolar satellite protein OFD1-like, with amino-acid sequence MPDSSRTLGDIDEIDSGELRTQLKNWIEEEGIETNIQLQMKKNLIEKMSRTALGKKIALKLQTQQGIVLSPLVLVLNTLVAEFLYTQNCHFSLSIFTNEVPFKNTLPDFTRSSKFRLSRAELGEIFEALGIEHYDGLVQKYEKFGTDHGSRSLLYIVFKTILSAVKTQEVKLRHLQRLDKRKASAHAMFKQLEVEKLHRNVGKLLHRVKAVGKAIVELEKCQPPVNETAAKDPQQQTNMEELTKPEDDHSARSLRVFSENVSKLVERLESCTKMFEQLIETARQQHVAEDKMAPNEAEPAEIGEKLQSKQKEKRKTYTDFLHELKTTEYGQKYVAKLQKQVTKLLEKEKQQLEAKYGKELRKLELQHQERFEKAMLTKQTVTSAPLPPPQSDPSTVSVLQHIDSRSEESQHFMRKIDEKLDQLYRQERNVDDKLATLRNDLQRQEQRQSRYFESLKAAKTKESKLQVLHNVEKELMATFEDETNAIIQNAKQTIEQLEKESDKINHSFQQYLRKQREDKRKLIDEKVQIWTRYNDEKLELNQRELLNGLVESQNDIEPPVPIVKEINVPIQSSERESAFENPFRTFDPLKYLKRSRPIESHTVDVGTGTTSNTGIQTSQENEPIQEEVEPKERPIPVPRTNGNAQLTDVLAKDTRELRKSIEENLQKLDQMSRTYAKSNSSSDKRTFDIVPQNANNPAIRQSTLPMVEPTSNRSLDDCSSTELGLSDGEIVFPPVPTQTAPQTPQIELTTSQKQEHPPKIANPAQTMTASYSDLSMSSISGVSKLSYEKSQSFDGELDRISTGVRSNASQNSWS
- the LOC126556066 gene encoding probable cysteine--tRNA ligase, mitochondrial — translated: MFLRLLRKYSTAKLAQDLRIYDGRLKEKVPLQIQLTKPYISFYTCGPTVYDAAHIGHASCYVRLDILQRILRHHFQLPLITAMNITDIDDKIIVRAQQQSVNWQQLARQYEEEFWSDLNQLNVRLPDVKLRVTDHIPAILRFVQTLIAKGFAYTTADGSVYFETGKYDRYGKLQRIVIEPADTAKQGEKRHPADFALWKASKPGEPCWTAPAPFRDGRPGWHIECSTLASHLFGSQLDFHAGGLDLRFPHHENEETQSCCYHDVLDWVTHWLHTGQLHLEGQTHKMSKSLKNTVSINELLKSYSADEFRMLCLLSHYRSVIEYGTEAMATARNVLRKFESFFSDTQAYVDGLKPARYDPTSTESLLTKLSETSTAVKQFLKNDFNTASSVLVLGELASTVQRLINSPEQGDSSRSSLIGASNVGAVLATAEYIREELSSYGLIFTNKHSASDSQTNETDHALKHLIEAIVSTRSEIRLKAIDTKDAQLFKVCDLLRDRLTIANVELKDHGKTSSWYFREKDAK
- the LOC126556466 gene encoding cytochrome c oxidase assembly factor 5; amino-acid sequence: MMRYEGNEELADKSACAGVRADLKMCLLQSDCCKKEKKTPRECLNRTDGSVPNECFVLRNTFFECKRSILDNRQRFRGRKGY